Proteins from one Coffea arabica cultivar ET-39 chromosome 8c, Coffea Arabica ET-39 HiFi, whole genome shotgun sequence genomic window:
- the LOC113706182 gene encoding uncharacterized protein encodes MEEALKAASGEGNIDALYKLIEKDPEILDSFNKEAEPSRLGSPSRVLVTLRSWLFHIRHVMYRLHVAVIDEAEEPEERRRRKNETALALIKLDAELIRVKGRERMTPLHHARKLEALDVLLGWLLRRNREDVFGFKDEHRNTALYIAVETEQAEIDRL; translated from the exons ATGGAGGAAGCTCTCAAGGCTGCCAGTGGAGAGGGAAACATTGATGCCTTGTATAAGCTCATTGAGAAGGATCCtgaaattttggacagcttcAACAAA GAAGCTGAACCTTCAAGGCTTGGTTCGCCATCGCGGGTCCTGGTCACATTGCGATCGTGGTTGTTCCACATCCGTCACG TCATGTACCGGCTTCATGTGGCAGTTATAGATGAAGCAGAAGAACCTGAAGAGAGGAggagaaggaaaaatgaaactgCACTAGCCTTAATAAAATTAGACGCTGAGCTCATCCGAGTAAAAGGGAGGGAAAGGATGACTCCTCTGCATCATGca AGAAAGCTCGAGGCACTTGACGTCCTTCTGGGATGGCTGTTGAGAAGGAACAGGGAAGATGTGTTCGGTTTCAAGGATGAGCACAGAAATACTGCATTGTATATTGCAGTTGAAACTGAACAGGCTGAG ATTGATAGGCTTTGA
- the LOC140013584 gene encoding zinc finger BED domain-containing protein RICESLEEPER 2-like — protein sequence MSTTEGESNPSCNELEQEGSSGTLPPSPTTQSCEESGFAKKRGEYKKRSKAWDHFHVKHVNGVRHAICKYCDKDIAADPKSHGTTPLNTHVAKCPLNPKNKHTGQATLCLGETETLAGEVKGALISWKFDAEAIRKSLAYMVIVDELPFKHVEGRGFQYMMRTACPSFKIPSRLTISRDCYQLYLDEKTKLKQLLKNNSGRICLTTDSWTSIQRINYMCLTAHFIDNDWKLNKKILNFCPIASHKGTEVGKAIEKCLLEWGVDDILTVTVDNASSNDVAVHYLRGKLQNWGKVVLGGKWTHVRCVAHIVNLIVNDGIKKFGDSVDCIRAAVRYVRQSPSRLKKFKECVEIEKIECKRLLCLDVPTRWNSTYLMLDTAQRFERAFERFEEQDPYMLQELENLPTKSDWTKARFLVIFLENFYQLTVKVSGSKYVTSNNFFTDISHIHGILIEMTASDNDELSSMARSMKEKYDKYWGKIEKMNMLIFISSILDPRTKLEYLEFVVCQMYGESDGTTIAGLAKDAMFELFNEYKMLNTPASHASSLSSDSPTSKITFHGHGNASKTITDRYKLEFKKRKMELGGRDAKSELEKYLNEDCEEDDERFDILLWWKTNSLRFPILSKVARDVLAVPISTVASESAFSTGGRVLDTFRSSLTPRIVQGLICAQDWLRSSKTELNVEENLEELEAFESVSGFWIVDWSFCIATLLVAEVAVSELQFLDCGLQLIYDCGSVEFLICSTRATV from the exons ATGTCTACTACTGAGGGTGAGAGTAATCCAAGTTGCAATGAGCTGGAACAAGAAGGATCATCTGGAACTCTTCCTCCTAGTCCTACTACACAAAGCTGCGAAGAATCTGGTTTTGCCAAGAAAAGAGGAGAGTACAAGAAGAGGTCCAAAGCTTGGGATCATTTTCATGTAAAGCATGTGAATGGAGTTCGTCATGCAATTTGCAAGTACTGTGACAAGGACATAGCTGCGGATCCCAAAAGTCATGGTACGACTCCCCTTAATACTCATGTAGCTAAATGTCCTCTAAATCCTAAAAATAAGCACACTGGCCAGGCTACTTTGTGTTTGGGTGAAACTGAAACCTTAGCGGGAGAGGTTAAAGGGGCACTCATAAGTTGGAAATTTGATGCGGAAGCGATTAGAAAAAGCTTAGCTTATATGGTAATTGTTGATGAGTTGCCATTTAAACATGTAGAGGGTAGAGGCTTTCAATATATGATGCGGACTGCTTGTCCATCATTTAAAATTCCTTCGAGATTGACTATTTCTAGAGATTGCTATCAGCTGTATTTAGATGAAAAAACTAAGTTGAAACAACTCTTGAAGAATAACAGTGGCAGAATTTGTCTAACCACAGATTCTTGGACATCCATTCAAAGGATAAACTATATGTGCCTCACTGCCCATTTCATAGATAATGATTGGAAACTGAACAAAAAGATCCTAAATTTCTGTCCTATTGCTAGTCACAAGGGAACTGAAGTTGGTAAGGCCATAGAAAAGTGTCTACTAGAATGGGGAGTTGATGATATCCTAACTGTCACAGTTGACAATGCAAGTTCCAATGATGTAGCTGTCCACTATTTACGAGGAAAGCTTCAAAATTGGGGAAAAGTTGTGTTAGGGGGGAAATGGACTCATGTGAGGTGTGTAGCTCACATAGTGAATCTAATTGTTAATGATGGCATCAAAAAATTTGGGGATTCAGTTGATTGTATCAGGGCAGCAGTTAGATATGTTAGACAGTCACCTTCTAGATTGAAAAAATTCAAGGAGTGtgttgaaattgaaaaaattgaatgCAAAAGATTGCTCTGTTTAGATGTACCTACTAGGTGGAATTCTACATATCTAATGCTAGACACAGCTCAAAGGTTTGAGCGAGCTTTTGAGAGGTTTGAGGAGCAGGATCCTTATATGCTTCAAGAGTTAGAAAATCTGCCAACAAAATCTGATTGGACAAAAGCTAGATTCttggtgatttttttggaaaacttttATCAGCTAACTGTGAAGGTTTCCGGTTCCAAATATGTgacttcaaataattttttcactGATATTAGTCACATTCATGGCATTTTAATTGAAATGACAGCAAGTGATAATGATGAATTGAGTTCAATGGCAAGATCAATGAAGGAGAAATATGATAAGTATTGGGGAAAGATTGAAAAGATGAATATGCTGATTTTTATTTCCTCCATTCTTGATCCTCGAACTAAACTTGAATACCTTGAATTTGTGGTTTGTCAAATGTATGGTGAGTCCGATGGTACAACAATAGCTGGCCTTGCAAAAGATGCAATGTTTGAGCTGTTTAATGAATACAAGATGCTCAACACACCCGCCTCTCATGCTTCTTCACTTTCAAGTGATTCTCCAACGAGTAAAATTACATTTCATGGACATGGGAATGCCTCTAAAACAATCACTGATAGGTACAAGTTGGAgtttaagaagagaaaaatggaactTGGGGGTAGGGATGCAAAATCTGAATTAGAGAAGTATTTGAATGAGGATTGTGAGGAAGATGATGAGAGATTTGATATCTTGTTATGGTGGAAGACCAATAGCCTTAGATTCCCAATCCTTTCCAAAGTTGCTCGTGATGTGTTAGCAGTCCCAATTTCTACCGTGGCCTCCGAATCTGCTTTTAGTACCGGAGGTCGTGTTCTTGATACATTTAGGAGTTCTTTGACTCCTAGAATTGTGCAAGGTTTAATATGTGCTCAAGATTGGCTTCGGTCCTCCAAGACAGAATTAAATGTAGAAGAAAATCTGGAAGAGCTTGAAGCCTTCGAATCTG TTTCTGGATTCTGGATTGTGGATTGGAGTTTCTGTATTGCAACTCTTCTTGTGGCTGAAGTTGCAGTTTCTGAATTGCAGTTTCTGGATTGTGGATTGCA ATTGATTTATGATTGTGGATCAGTGGAATTTCTGATTTGTAGCACCAGGGCAACAGTGTGA
- the LOC140004079 gene encoding ATP-dependent Clp protease proteolytic subunit-related protein 4, chloroplastic-like — protein sequence MEVATMASHSFPLARLKLSQTCSSRAPTSSSSCLTKPSLPSTPFLSSSSIGGSVSAAFSGLRIRPASLNPYSPSYSRGGKRGVVTMVIPFSRGSAWEQPPPDLASYLYKNRIVYLGMSLVPSVTELILAEFLYLQYEDEQKPIYLYINSTGTTKDGEKLGYETEAFAIYDVMGYVKPPIFTLCVGNAWGEAALLLAAGAKGNRSALPSSTIMIKQPIGRFQGQATDVDLMRKEVKNVKAELVKLYSKHTGKSLEQIEADIRRPKYFSPSEAVEYGIIDKVLYNERGSEDRGVVSDLRKAQLI from the exons ATGGAGGTCGCTACCATGGCTTCTCATTCGTTCCCACTCGCAAGATTGAAGCTATCGCAAACGTGCTCTTCACGCGCTCcaacttcttcttcctcttgtcTTACTAAACCCTCTCTTCCATCTACTCCCTTTCTCTCCTCTTCCTCTATCGGCGGCTCCGTCTCCGCCGCCTTCTCCGGCCTTAGGATCCGTCCCGCTTCTCTCAACCCTTATTCACCCTCCTACTCTCGCGGGGGCAAACGCGGCGTCGTGACCATG GTCATTCCATTTTCAAGGGGAAGTGCATGGGAGCAACCTCCACCAGATTTAGCATCTTACTTGTATAAGAATCGTATTGTCTACTTGGGCATGTCGTTGGTTCCATCTGTCACTGAACTTATATTAGCAGAATTTCTTTACCTTCAGTATGAAGATGAGCAAAAGCCAATTTATCTTTACATAAACTCAACGGGGACAACCAAG GATGGAGAGAAGCTGGGATATGAAACAGAGGCTTTTGCAATTTATGATGTCATGGG GTATGTGAAGCCACCAATTTTCACCCTCTGTGTTGGCAATGCTTGGGGAGAGGCTGCATTGCTCTTGGCTGCTGGTGCAAAGGGAAATCGTTCTGCCTTGCCCTCATCAACTATAATGATAAAGCAG CCAATTGGTAGATTTCAAGGTCAAGCAACAGATGTTGACCTTATGAGGAAAGAAGTAAAGAATGTGAAGGCGGAGCTG GTCAAACTATATTCAAAGCACACAGGAAAATCGCTTGAGCAGATTGAAGCTGACATAAGGCGGCCGAAGTACTTCAGTCCAAGTGAGGCTGTTGAATATGGAATTATTGATAAG GTTCTTTACAATGAAAGGGGCAGCGAAGATAGAGGAGTTGTATCTGACTTGAGGAAGGCACAACTTATTTGA
- the LOC113705592 gene encoding expansin-like B1: protein MGFMNSYCVAFLCIIVLLPALCHGGDYYSSRATYYGSPDCLGTPTGACGFGEYGRTVNDGQVSGVSSLYRGGSGCGACYQVRCTIPEHCTEEGTKVVVTDYGEGDKTDFVLSTAAYGRLARPYMAEHLFAYGVVDVEFKRIPCKYSYNLLFLVQAHSRYPGYLALVPLYQPGAYDITAIEVWQEDCKQWRPMRRPSGAVFDMTDPPLGALTLRFQGTVYGYGDSNFWVQLTNVIPSEWKAGYTYDTGISA from the exons ATGGGTTTCATGAATTCTTATTGCGTAGCATTTCTTTGCATCATTGTGCTCTTGCCTGCACTATGCCACGGGGGAGATTATTACTCCTCGAGAGCAACCTATTATGGTAGCCCTGATTGCTTAGGAACTCCAA CCGGAGCTTGCGGGTTCGGTGAATATGGAAGAACTGTCAACGATGGTCAAGTTTCTGGAGTCTCCAGCCTTTACAGGGGTGGCTCTGGATGTGGGGCATGCTATCAG GTAAGATGCACCATTCCAGAGCACTGCACTGAGGAGGGAACCAAGGTAGTAGTGACTGACTATGGTGAAGGAGACAAAACAGATTTCGTCCTCAGCACAGCTGCCTATGGAAGATTGGCTCGTCCTTACATGGCTGAACATCTTTTTGCCTATGGTGTAGTTGATGTAGAATTCAAGAGAATTCCTTGCAAATATAGTTACAACCTTTTATTCCTAGTCCAGGCACACAGCAGGTACCCCGGATATTTGGCACTCGTACCGTTATACCAACCTGGTGCTTATGACATTACTGCTATTGAAGTGTGGCAG GAGGATTGCAAGCAATGGAGGCCAATGCGGAGGCCCTCTGGTGCAGTATTTGATATGACGGATCCTCCATTGGGTGCACTTACCTTGAGGTTCCAAGGGACTGTGTATGGCTACGGAGATTCCAACTTTTGGGTGCAATTAACTAATGTGATCCCTAGTGAGTGGAAGGCTGGATACACATATGACACTGGCATTTCAGCATGA
- the LOC113705665 gene encoding ankyrin repeat-containing protein BDA1 — protein sequence MEEALNAARGEALNTASREGNVDALYDLIQQAPDFLSSPLHEAARAGQTKFAIELMALMPSFAKQLNPQGLSPLHLAVMSEAHELAEERARKNKTAMALIKLDAELVRVKGREMMTPLHYAVRENNLELLAEFLCACPKSISDLTNEHQSAVHIAVQQRKFDAFKVLLGWLSRRNKEEVLRFKDSDGNTALHIAVATEQFEVVKKLISKVKINSLNSKGWTAWDIAHHNGSDNIKEFLKHRGGRSKNTLPEKEALHEFLKLKQGYFERPIGFLIYVDKEMSLEMRSFILVVAVLIVTATFQAALQPPGAFWQGDGGTSQKVSTFNRSNNSAKFGLHNFRKQQHNMTRVVGQVVMSPRNFRAFMGGNTVAFVSATVLILLVLPARSYIYSLHLSLLFLTYTYLTAVDIIAGHTLLTKCFIIVAWLFICGVLTLRFYMHIAKSIFNDAWWLPWLYVLATKIFYHVPPNPVARSLSHFANRLMMRRKVSGLELK from the exons ATGGAGGAAGCTCTTAACGCTGCTCGCGGAGAAGCTCTTAACACTGCTAGTAGAGAGGGCAACGTTGATGCCTTGTATGATCTGATTCAGCAGGCTCCTGATTTCTTGAGCAGCCCTTTGCACGAAGCTGCAAGAGCGGGGCAAACTAAGTTTGCCATTGAACTGATGGCATTGATGCCGTCATTTGCCAAGCAGCTGAACCCTCAAGGGCTAAGCCCTCTTCATCTGGCAGTAATGTCAGAAGCACATGAACTCGCTGAAGAAAGGGCCAGGAAAAACAAAACTGCGATGGCGCTGATAAAGCTAGACGCCGAGCTGGTCCGAGTAAAAGGGAGGGAAATGATGACTCCTTTGCATTATGCAGTCAGAGAAAATAATCTGGAACTTTTGGCTGAGTTCTTGTGTGCTTGTCCGAAATCCATCAGTGATTTGACGAATGAGCACCAGTCTGCTGTTCATATTGCTGTACAACAGCGAAAGTTCGATGCATTTAAAGTCCTCCTGGGATGGCTCTCGAGAAGGAACAAAGAAGAGGTGCTCCGTTTCAAGGACAGTGATGGAAATACTGCATTGCATATTGCAGTAGCAACGGAACAGTTTGAG GTTGTGAAGAAGTtaatttcaaaagtcaaaataaattCACTGAATTCAAAAGGATGGACGGCTTGGGACATCGCACATCATAATGGCTCTGATAACATAaaagagttcttgaaacatCGAGGAGGTAGATCTAAAAATACGCTCCCTGAGAAGGAAGCCCTCCACGAGTTTCTGAAATTAAAACAGGGTTACTTTGAGAGACCAATCGGATTCCTAATTTACGTGGACAAGGAAATGTCCCTGGAAATGCGCAGCTTTATCTTAGTTGTAGCAGTGTTAATTGTCACAGCTACTTTCCAGGCAGCACTCCAGCCTCCAGGTGCGTTTTGGCAAGGGGATGGAGGCACGAGTCAAAAAGTCTCGACATTCAATCGATCTAATAACAGTGCCAAATTCGGCCTACATAATTTTCGAAAACAACAACACAATATGACACGTGTGGTTGGACAAGTTGTCATGAGCCCCAGAAATTTCAGGGCCTTTATGGGAGGAAATACTGTGGCTTTCGTTTCTGCAACTGTGCTGATTTTATTGGTACTCCCTGCTCGGTCTTATATATATAGTCTTCATCTTTCTCTGCTTTTTCTGACCTACACCTATCTCACTGCGGTCGACATCATAGCAGGCCACACTTTGCTTACTAAGTGCTTCATCATTGTTGCCTGGTTATTCATTTGTGGTGTACTTACGTTGAGATTTTACATGCACATTGCCAAGTCAATATTCAATGATGCATGGTGGCTGCCCTGGTTGTATGTACTAGCTACAAAAATTTTCTACCATGTTCCTCCAAACCCGGTGGCTAGAAGTCTTAGTCATTTCGCTAATCGGCTTATGATGCGCCGTAAAGTGAGCGGATTAGAACTGAAGTAA